From a single Nostoc edaphicum CCNP1411 genomic region:
- the ftsY gene encoding signal recognition particle-docking protein FtsY: MVFNWFRRQHNDSSDQKQEKTPPVQEPQAEPAETSTPTAETAPDSTADLLAFAKAAYKNIQQKQQAEVVETPPDSADTSAPSVQPETPEITEPEATEEPVNTTAETAQPEVIPAATEKAITEDSSVAAITDQPNVASPEVTLSEVEPTPTEPIATVEATQPTAPSFLERAAAERQAKLEQLIATAIEVPEPEVVQPVATTSETGEEIPGLLFDDGFVWSAKVLAAQGRNPEDVSIEEITWLKKLRQGLDKTRRSILNQLKAIVGQGPLNQAAVTEIEALLLQADVGVEATDFIINALQTKLREEVTAPEEAIAYLKKILRDMLDAPSKTSHKTSFTPEKETLNIWLITGVNGAGKTTTIGKIAHLGQKSGYKCLIGAADTFRAAAVEQVKVWGSRSGVDVIANPGKNTDPAAVVFDAIAAAQARQTELLLVDTAGRLQNKKNLMDELGKIRRIIDKKAPNAKVESLLVLDATLGQNGLRQAEVFSQAAQLSGVVLTKLDGTAKGGVALAVVQQLGLPIRFIGAGEGIEDLRPFSSYEFVEALLSG, from the coding sequence ATGGTATTTAATTGGTTCCGTCGTCAACATAACGATTCCTCTGATCAGAAACAGGAAAAAACTCCTCCTGTACAAGAACCCCAAGCAGAGCCAGCCGAAACGTCAACACCAACTGCTGAAACTGCACCAGATTCGACGGCAGATTTGTTGGCGTTTGCTAAAGCTGCCTACAAAAATATTCAGCAAAAACAACAAGCTGAGGTAGTAGAAACCCCGCCTGATTCAGCAGATACCTCAGCACCATCAGTACAACCTGAAACCCCAGAAATTACCGAGCCAGAAGCAACTGAGGAACCTGTTAATACAACCGCAGAAACAGCACAGCCAGAAGTTATCCCAGCTGCTACTGAGAAAGCAATTACAGAAGATTCCTCAGTCGCGGCAATTACTGATCAGCCAAATGTCGCCAGCCCAGAAGTAACGCTAAGTGAAGTTGAACCAACACCCACCGAACCAATAGCGACAGTAGAGGCAACACAGCCAACAGCACCATCCTTCTTAGAAAGGGCGGCGGCAGAACGGCAAGCCAAGCTGGAACAACTAATAGCCACCGCCATTGAAGTTCCAGAACCGGAGGTAGTACAGCCAGTAGCTACAACCTCAGAAACAGGAGAGGAAATTCCCGGACTGCTATTTGATGATGGGTTTGTCTGGTCGGCGAAAGTTTTAGCAGCTCAAGGTAGAAATCCAGAAGACGTTTCTATTGAAGAAATTACCTGGCTGAAAAAACTCCGGCAAGGGTTAGACAAAACTCGTCGTAGTATTCTTAACCAACTGAAGGCGATCGTCGGTCAAGGGCCTCTTAACCAGGCTGCTGTGACGGAAATTGAGGCATTGCTCCTGCAAGCTGATGTGGGTGTAGAGGCGACAGACTTTATTATCAATGCCCTACAGACAAAACTTCGAGAAGAAGTTACCGCACCTGAAGAAGCGATCGCTTACTTGAAAAAAATCCTGCGGGATATGCTGGATGCACCGAGCAAAACATCCCACAAAACTAGCTTTACCCCAGAAAAAGAAACCTTAAATATTTGGTTAATCACTGGGGTGAATGGTGCCGGCAAAACCACTACCATCGGCAAAATTGCCCATCTGGGACAAAAATCTGGTTATAAATGCTTGATTGGGGCGGCAGACACCTTCCGCGCCGCTGCTGTAGAACAGGTGAAGGTTTGGGGTAGTAGAAGTGGCGTCGATGTAATTGCCAATCCGGGAAAGAATACAGATCCGGCAGCAGTTGTCTTTGATGCGATCGCAGCCGCCCAAGCGCGTCAAACGGAATTACTTCTGGTAGATACAGCGGGGCGACTGCAAAACAAGAAAAATTTAATGGACGAACTCGGCAAAATTCGGCGAATTATCGACAAAAAAGCCCCAAATGCCAAAGTAGAATCTCTTTTGGTTCTAGATGCCACTTTAGGGCAAAATGGACTACGGCAAGCCGAAGTTTTCTCCCAAGCTGCTCAACTGAGTGGCGTTGTCTTAACCAAGCTGGATGGAACTGCTAAAGGCGGCGTTGCCCTTGCAGTTGTGCAGCAGCTAGGTTTACCCATTCGCTTTATTGGTGCTGGCGAAGGAATTGAAGACCTGCGTCCCTTTTCGAGCTATGAGTTTGTCGAAGCCCTCTTGAGTGGCTAG